From a single Brassica rapa cultivar Chiifu-401-42 chromosome A01, CAAS_Brap_v3.01, whole genome shotgun sequence genomic region:
- the LOC103869167 gene encoding protein SHI RELATED SEQUENCE 2: protein MSGMFSLGGNNNNNNNGYEEEENQQQQNTNWAWYRSNTNTNNITPGSSQWQIPPEQQLLMHHHQSQPQQQSLDLYPGHQIDVSDVATSSRSITISCRDCGNQAKKDCTHMRCRTCCKSRGFDCSTHVRSTWIPVARRRERQQQVQMSTSGGSGNGGGGSSIAKRHRDTTRPGTSSFRSPSDSAGLEMGEASFPPEVSSDALFQCVKMSGVDDGEDDGQYAYQTTVNIGGHLFKGILYDQGPESSYVSGGSGGSDHQSSSAGGGNPINTPAMADGGGGSSTMFVDPNASGYYSSNMATMFVPPGTQFYQNPPRS from the exons ATGTCTGGGATGTTTTCATTAGGaggaaacaacaacaacaacaacaacggatacgaagaagaagaaaatcaacaacaacaaaatacaaATTGGGCTTGGTATAGATCAAATACAAACACCAATAATATTACCCCAGGCTCGAGCCAGTGGCAGATTCCACCAGAGCAGCAGCTTCTCATGCATCATCATCAGTCACAACCACAGCAACAAAGCCTGGATCTTTATCCAGGTCATCAGATCGACGTCTCTGATGTAGCCACATCATCAAGATCCATCACCATAAGCTGTCGGGACTGTGGGAACCAAGCCAAGAAAGATTGCACTCACATGCGTTGTAGGACTTGCTGTAAGAGCCGTGGCTTCGATTGTTCCACTCATGTGAGGAGCACGTGGATCCCCGTTGCCAGACGCCGTGAGAGACAACAGCAGGTTCAGATGTCCACATCTGGAGGCAGCGGCAATGGAGGCGGCGGTTCGAGTATCGCTAAACGTCATAGGGATACTACTCGTCCGGGAACATCCTCCTTTCGCTCGCCATCCGACTCAGCAG GGTTAGAAATGGGGGAGGCAAGTTTTCCGCCGGAAGTGAGCTCGGATGCGCTTTTCCAGTGTGTAAAAATGAGCGGCGTAGACGACGGAGAAGATGATGGTCAATACGCCTATCAAACGACAGTGAACATCGGAGGTCATCTCTTCAAAGGGATTCTATATGACCAAGGCCCTGAAAGCAGCTACGTGAGTGGTGGTAGTGGCGGAAGCGATCATCAAAGCTCATCTGCAGGTGGTGGAAATCCAATTAATACTCCGGCAATGGCTGACGGTGGAGGAGGATCGTCGACGATGTTTGTAGATCCTAATGCGAGTGGTTACTATTCCAGTAACATGGCGACTATGTTCGTGCCACCAGGTACGCAATTCTATCAAAACCCACCAAGATCTTAA
- the LOC103869258 gene encoding aldehyde dehydrogenase family 3 member F1 isoform X2 codes for MEEVVDQSLREMRDTFASGRTRSVKWRKTQLEAIIEMVKDNEDKMCDVLFQDLGKHSTEAFRDELGFVMRSATTALNCLDKWVVPKKSNLPLLFYPSTGKVISEPYGTVLVLSSWNFPISLSLDPLIGAISAGNTVLLKASELSPNASAFLAKTIPSYLDNKAIKVIEGGPDVATILLKHQWDKIFFTGSPRIGKIIMAAAAEHLTPVTLELGGKCPTIVDHHSVSKDMKIEMLKPMIRSFFGENPKESGCLSRIVNKKHFQRLARLLNDPGVQASIVYGGSMDEEKLYIEPTILLDPPLDSEIMNEEIFGPILPIITLRDIQESIGFIKSKPKPLAIYAFTKDENLKTRILSETSSGSVTFNDVMIQYMCDALPFGGVGESGIGRYHGKYSFECFSHEKAIMEGSLAMDLEARYPPWNSFKLTFLRLAFREAYFKLVLFMLGLKK; via the exons ATGGAGGAGGTTGTGGATCAGAGCTTGAGAGAGATGAGAGATACGTTTGCGAGCGGGAGGACGAGGAGTGTGAAGTGGAGGAAGACACAACTCGAAGCTATAATAGAGATGGTTAAAGACAACGAAGACAAGATGTGTGATGTTCTGTTTCAAGATTTGGGTAAACACAGTACTGAAGCTTTCAGAGATGAGCTTGGCTTTGTCATGAGATCTGCTACTACTGCTTTAAACTGTCTTGATAAATGGGTCGTTCCCAAAAAG AGCAACCTTCCTCTGTTGTTCTACCCATCCACTGGGAAAGTGATCTCAGAACCGTATGGGACGGTTCTTGTTCTGTCTAGCTGGAATTTTCCTATAT CTTTGTCTTTGGACCCATTGATTGGGGCAATATCAGCAGGAAATACCGTGCTCCTCAAGGCATCTGAATTAAGCCCTAACGCATCTGCCTTCCTGGCCAAGACAATCCCGTCTTATCTCGACAACAAAGCCATCAAAGTTATTGAAGGAGGACCTGATGTCGCCACTATCCTCTTGAAGCATCAATGGGACAAGATCTTCTTCACCG GGAGTCCAAGAATTGGAAAAATCATAATGGCGGCAGCTGCAGAGCATTTGACTCCAGTGACATTGGAGCTTGGTGGAAAATGTCCCACCATTGTTGATCACCACTCTGTCTCCAAGGACATGAAG aTTGAAATGTTGAAGCCGATGATAAGGTCTTTCTTTGGGGAAAACCCTAAAGAATCTGGATGTCTCTCTAGGATTGTCAACAAGAAACACTTTCAGAGATTGGCTCGTCTTCTTAATGATCCTGGTGTTCAAGCTTCAATCGTTTATGGTGGCTCCATGGACGAAGAGAAGCT GTATATTGAGCCAACCATCTTGTTGGATCCTCCTCTTGATTCTGAGATAATGAATGAAGAAATATTTGGCCCAATTCTCCCTATTATCACA TTACGTGACATCCAAGAAAGCATAGGGTTCATCAAGTCAAAACCAAAGCCACTTGCCATCTATGCATTCACCAAGGACGAGAACCTTAAAACTAGAATCTTGTCAGAAACATCTTCCGGAAGTGTTACTTTCAACGACGTCATGATCCAG TATATGTGTGATGCGTTGCCCTTTGGAGGAGTGGGAGAGAGTGGAATAGGAAGGTATCACGGGAAATACTCATTCGAATGTTTCAGTCACGAGAAGGCAATAATGGAAGGAAGCTTAGCAATGGATCTTGAAGCTCGATACCCTCCATGGAACAGCTTCAAGCTCACCTTTCTTAGACTCGCATTTCGTGAAGCTTACTTCAAGCTTGTTCTCTTTATGCTTGGTCTTAAAAAATAA
- the LOC103869258 gene encoding aldehyde dehydrogenase family 3 member F1 isoform X1, whose translation MEEVVDQSLREMRDTFASGRTRSVKWRKTQLEAIIEMVKDNEDKMCDVLFQDLGKHSTEAFRDELGFVMRSATTALNCLDKWVVPKKSNLPLLFYPSTGKVISEPYGTVLVLSSWNFPISLSLDPLIGAISAGNTVLLKASELSPNASAFLAKTIPSYLDNKAIKVIEGGPDVATILLKHQWDKIFFTGSPRIGKIIMAAAAEHLTPVTLELGGKCPTIVDHHSVSKDMKSVVKRISGGKWGSCSGQACISVDYVLVEKSFASSLIEMLKPMIRSFFGENPKESGCLSRIVNKKHFQRLARLLNDPGVQASIVYGGSMDEEKLYIEPTILLDPPLDSEIMNEEIFGPILPIITLRDIQESIGFIKSKPKPLAIYAFTKDENLKTRILSETSSGSVTFNDVMIQYMCDALPFGGVGESGIGRYHGKYSFECFSHEKAIMEGSLAMDLEARYPPWNSFKLTFLRLAFREAYFKLVLFMLGLKK comes from the exons ATGGAGGAGGTTGTGGATCAGAGCTTGAGAGAGATGAGAGATACGTTTGCGAGCGGGAGGACGAGGAGTGTGAAGTGGAGGAAGACACAACTCGAAGCTATAATAGAGATGGTTAAAGACAACGAAGACAAGATGTGTGATGTTCTGTTTCAAGATTTGGGTAAACACAGTACTGAAGCTTTCAGAGATGAGCTTGGCTTTGTCATGAGATCTGCTACTACTGCTTTAAACTGTCTTGATAAATGGGTCGTTCCCAAAAAG AGCAACCTTCCTCTGTTGTTCTACCCATCCACTGGGAAAGTGATCTCAGAACCGTATGGGACGGTTCTTGTTCTGTCTAGCTGGAATTTTCCTATAT CTTTGTCTTTGGACCCATTGATTGGGGCAATATCAGCAGGAAATACCGTGCTCCTCAAGGCATCTGAATTAAGCCCTAACGCATCTGCCTTCCTGGCCAAGACAATCCCGTCTTATCTCGACAACAAAGCCATCAAAGTTATTGAAGGAGGACCTGATGTCGCCACTATCCTCTTGAAGCATCAATGGGACAAGATCTTCTTCACCG GGAGTCCAAGAATTGGAAAAATCATAATGGCGGCAGCTGCAGAGCATTTGACTCCAGTGACATTGGAGCTTGGTGGAAAATGTCCCACCATTGTTGATCACCACTCTGTCTCCAAGGACATGAAG TCGGTTGTGAAGAGAATCTCTGGAGGGAAGTGGGGttcttgcagtggacaagcttGTATCTCTGTAGATTACGTTCTTGTCGAAAAGAGTTTTGCGTCTTCTCTG aTTGAAATGTTGAAGCCGATGATAAGGTCTTTCTTTGGGGAAAACCCTAAAGAATCTGGATGTCTCTCTAGGATTGTCAACAAGAAACACTTTCAGAGATTGGCTCGTCTTCTTAATGATCCTGGTGTTCAAGCTTCAATCGTTTATGGTGGCTCCATGGACGAAGAGAAGCT GTATATTGAGCCAACCATCTTGTTGGATCCTCCTCTTGATTCTGAGATAATGAATGAAGAAATATTTGGCCCAATTCTCCCTATTATCACA TTACGTGACATCCAAGAAAGCATAGGGTTCATCAAGTCAAAACCAAAGCCACTTGCCATCTATGCATTCACCAAGGACGAGAACCTTAAAACTAGAATCTTGTCAGAAACATCTTCCGGAAGTGTTACTTTCAACGACGTCATGATCCAG TATATGTGTGATGCGTTGCCCTTTGGAGGAGTGGGAGAGAGTGGAATAGGAAGGTATCACGGGAAATACTCATTCGAATGTTTCAGTCACGAGAAGGCAATAATGGAAGGAAGCTTAGCAATGGATCTTGAAGCTCGATACCCTCCATGGAACAGCTTCAAGCTCACCTTTCTTAGACTCGCATTTCGTGAAGCTTACTTCAAGCTTGTTCTCTTTATGCTTGGTCTTAAAAAATAA
- the LOC103869353 gene encoding GATA transcription factor 7 isoform X2, with protein sequence MEYVEAFLSDFSVDDLLDLSSTDAFVREKSSSSPREEEREKANSSSDQITLLSPLEDILSLPGSDSKLNVPVNPVETVEVQRQCIPVKPRSKRRRTNGHLWSLESPYSFGKKKRGRPKAETSSGDGIQQQTRRCCSHCGVQKTPQWRMGPLGAKTLCNACGVRFKSGRLLPEYRPACSPTFSTEIHSNSHRKVLELRLTKTADQGQG encoded by the exons ATGGAGTATGTAGAAGCATTCCTCAGTGATTTCTCCGTCGATGACCTTCTTGACTTGTCTAGCACGGACGCTTTCGTACGAGAGaagtcttcttcttcaccaagaGAAGAAGAACGTGAGAAAGCTAACAGCTCTTCCGACCAAATCACCCTTCTTTCACCTCTCGAAGATATCTTATCTCTTCCCGGCTCTGACTCTAAGCTCAACGTTCCA GTGAATCCAGTTGAGACAGTGGAGGTTCAGAGGCAGTGCATTCCGGTTAAACCCCGAAGCAAACGCCGTCGTACCAATGGCCATCTATGGTCCCTGGAGTCACCCTATTCCTTcggaaagaagaagagagggagACCGAAGGCAGAGACGTCGTCCGGGGACGGTATCCAGCAGCAGACGAGGCGGTGCTGCAGCCATTGTGGGGTCCAGAAAACGCCTCAGTGGAGGATGGGTCCGTTAGGTGCGAAGACGCTGTGTAATGCGTGTGGGGTCCGGTTTAAGTCGGGTAGGCTTTTACCCGAGTATAGACCGGCTTGTAGCCCGACGTTTTCGACTGAGATTCACTCTAACTCACACAGAAAAGTGTTGGAGCTGCGACTGACGAAAACGGCGGATCAGGGTCAGGGTTAA
- the LOC103869353 gene encoding GATA transcription factor 7 isoform X1, which yields MEYVEAFLSDFSVDDLLDLSSTDAFVREKSSSSPREEEREKANSSSDQITLLSPLEDILSLPGSDSKLNVPVGDFEDLEWLSNFVDDSFPESYLYGDFQVNPVETVEVQRQCIPVKPRSKRRRTNGHLWSLESPYSFGKKKRGRPKAETSSGDGIQQQTRRCCSHCGVQKTPQWRMGPLGAKTLCNACGVRFKSGRLLPEYRPACSPTFSTEIHSNSHRKVLELRLTKTADQGQG from the exons ATGGAGTATGTAGAAGCATTCCTCAGTGATTTCTCCGTCGATGACCTTCTTGACTTGTCTAGCACGGACGCTTTCGTACGAGAGaagtcttcttcttcaccaagaGAAGAAGAACGTGAGAAAGCTAACAGCTCTTCCGACCAAATCACCCTTCTTTCACCTCTCGAAGATATCTTATCTCTTCCCGGCTCTGACTCTAAGCTCAACGTTCCA gtTGGTGATTTTGAAGACCTAGAATGGCTTTCCAATTTCGTAGATGATTCTTTTCCGGAGTCTTATCTTTACGGTGACTTTCAGGTGAATCCAGTTGAGACAGTGGAGGTTCAGAGGCAGTGCATTCCGGTTAAACCCCGAAGCAAACGCCGTCGTACCAATGGCCATCTATGGTCCCTGGAGTCACCCTATTCCTTcggaaagaagaagagagggagACCGAAGGCAGAGACGTCGTCCGGGGACGGTATCCAGCAGCAGACGAGGCGGTGCTGCAGCCATTGTGGGGTCCAGAAAACGCCTCAGTGGAGGATGGGTCCGTTAGGTGCGAAGACGCTGTGTAATGCGTGTGGGGTCCGGTTTAAGTCGGGTAGGCTTTTACCCGAGTATAGACCGGCTTGTAGCCCGACGTTTTCGACTGAGATTCACTCTAACTCACACAGAAAAGTGTTGGAGCTGCGACTGACGAAAACGGCGGATCAGGGTCAGGGTTAA
- the LOC103869504 gene encoding glycine-rich protein 5 has protein sequence MESISEGSSSNLMVLLFGIASVVLVLSSNNVNGLRDLKERDGSESRSMSGTTSSSVLDSKNFYTNVSTAGFENDLVGENCHANKSRKCEGGGGGGGGGGGGGAREENTHKKKKRNSGGGGGGGGGGRGSGNGSGRGWGGGGGGGGGGGGGGGGGGGGGGGGGGGGGGGGGGGGGGGGGGGGGGGGGGGGYRGGGGGGGGGGGRGGGWVGVGGSDGKGGEWGFGWGWGGDGHGGNGGRCWYPGCAKKIKGKS, from the coding sequence ATGGAGAGTATAAGCGAGGGATCATCATCAAACTTGATGGTTTTATTGTTTGGTATTGCTTCTGTTGTGTTGGTGCTGAGCTCAAACAATGTTAATGGGTTACGAGACTTAAAGGAGAGAGATGGAAGTGAGAGTAGGTCTATGAGTGGTACTACATCTTCAAGCGTTTTGGATTCTAAGAACTTTTATACGAATGTTTCGACCGCTGGGTTTGAAAATGACTTAGTTGGTGAAAATTGTCATGCAAACAAGAGTAGAAAATGTgagggaggaggaggtggtggggGTGGAGGAGGCGGTGGTGGAGCCAGAGAAGAAAAtacacacaaaaagaaaaaaagaaatagtggtggtggaggtggaggtggaggCGGTGGCAGAGGTAGCGGAAATGGCTCCGGCCGTGGCTGGGGTGGTGGTGGAGGCGGCGGTGGTGGAGGAggcggtggtggaggaggaggaggtggtggtggaggaggcggtggtggaggaggcggtggtggtggaggaggaggaggaggtggtgggggtgggggtggaggaggaggtggtggtggcggtggaGGATATCGTGGCGGAGGTGGGGGAGGAGGAGGTGGCGGAGGTCGTGGAGGAGGTTGGGTAGGAGTAGGCGGAAGTGATGGGAAGGGCGGAGAATGGGGCTTTGGATGGGGATGGGGAGGTGATGGACACGGCGGAAACGGCGGTCGTTGTTGGTATCCCGGTTGTGCTAAAAAGATCAAAGGGAAGTCATAG
- the LOC103869607 gene encoding cytochrome P450 84A1, translating to MESSISQTLSQVLDPTTGILIVVSLFIFIGLITRRRRPPYPPGPRGWPIIGNMSMMDQLTHRGLANLAKKYGGLCHLRMGFLHMYAVSSPDVAKQVLQVQDSVFSNRPATIAISYLTYDRADMAFAHYGPFWRQMRKVCVMKVFSRKRAESWASVRDEVDKMIRSVSSNVGKSINVGEQIFALTRNITYRAAFGSACEKGQDEFIRILQEFSKLFGAFNVADFIPYFGWIDPQGINKRLVKARNDLDGFIDDIIDEHMKKKENQNSVDAGDVVDTDMVDDLLAFYSEEAKLVSETADLQNSIKLTRDNIKAIIMDVMFGGTETVASAIEWALTELLRSPEDLKRVQQELAEVVGLDRRVEESDIEKLTFLKCTLKETLRLHPPIPLLLHETAEDTEIDGYFVPKKSRVMINAFAIGRDKNSWVDPETFRPSRFLEPGVPDFKGSNFEFIPFGSGRRSCPGMQLGLYALELAVAHILHCFTWKLPDGMKPSELDMSDVFGLTAPKATRLYAVPSTRLICSV from the exons atGGAGTCTTCTATATCACAAACACTAAGCCAAGTATTAGATCCCACCACGGGTATTCTCATCGTCGTCTCACTTTTCATCTTCATCGGCCTCATCACACGACGACGAAGGCCTCCGTATCCACCCGGTCCACGTGGTTGGCCCATCATAGGCAATATGTCAATGATGGACCAACTCACCCACCGTGGTTTAGCTAACTTAGCTAAAAAGTACGGTGGCTTGTGCCATCTCCGCATGGGATTTCTCCACATGTACGCCGTTTCATCACCAGACGTGGCTAAACAAGTCCTTCAAGTCCAAGACAGCGTCTTCTCAAACCGACCAGCTACTATAGCTATAAGCTATTTGACTTATGACCGAGCTGACATGGCGTTTGCTCACTACGGACCGTTTTGGAGACAGATGAGGAAAGTTTGTGTCATGAAGGTGTTTAGCCGTAAACGAGCCGAGTCATGGGCTTCTGTTCGTGATGAAGTGGACAAAATGATCCGGTCGGTTTCTAGTAACGTTG GTAAGTCTATCAACGTTGGTGAGCAAATTTTTGCACTGACCCGAAACATAACTTACCGGGCAGCGTTCGGGTCAGCATGTGAAAAGGGACAAGACGAGTTCATAAGAATTTTACAAGAGTTCTCTAAGCTTTTTGGAGCCTTCAACGTAGCGGATTTCATACCGTATTTCGGGTGGATCGATCCTCAAGGAATAAACAAGCGGCTCGTGAAGGCCCGTAATGACCTAGACGGATTTATTGACGATATCATCGATGAACacatgaagaagaaagagaatcaaAACAGTGTTGATGCTGGAGATGTTGTTGATACCGATATGGTTGATGATCTTCTTGCTTTTTACAGTGAAGAGGCGAAATTAGTGAGCGAGACAGCGGATCTTCAGAACTCTATCAAACTTACCCGTGACAATATCAAAGCAATCATCATG gaCGTTATGTTTGGAGGAACGGAAACGGTAGCGTCAGCGATAGAGTGGGCATTGACTGAATTACTACGGAGCCCCGAGGATCTAAAACGAGTCCAACAAGAACTCGCTGAAGTTGTCGGACTTGACCGACGTGTGGAAGAATCAGACATCGAGAAGTTGACTTTTCTGAAATGCACACTCAAAGAAACCCTAAGGCTACACCCACCGATCCCACTCCTCCTCCACGAAACCGCAGAGGACACTGAGATCGACGGTTACTTCGTTCCCAAGAAATCTCGCGTTATGATCAACGCGTTTGCGATTGGGCGCGACAAGAACTCTTGGGTTGACCCCGAAACGTTTAGACCGTCTAGGTTTTTGGAACCGGGCGTACCAGATTTCAAAGGGAGTAACTTCGAGTTTATACCATTCGGGTCTGGTCGTAGGTCGTGCCCGGGTATGCAACTCGGGTTATACGCGCTTGAACTAGCCGTGGCCCATATATTACATTGCTTCACGTGGAAATTACCTGATGGCATGAAaccaagcgagcttgatatgagCGACGTGTTTGGTCTGACGGCTCCTAAAGCCACGCGTCTCTATGCTGTCCCGAGCACGCGCCTTATTTGTTCTGTTTAA